The DNA segment TCACCGCCATTGGCAACGACTATGGTTTCGACCGGGTGTTCAGCCGTCAGATCGAAGCCAATGGCGCCGCGGGCGATTTGTTTCTTGCCTTGTCCACTTCCGGCAACTCTCCCAACATCCTTGCCGCCATCAAGTCGGCCAGAAACAAATCGATGACGGTCCTGGGACTCACGGGACGCTCGGGGGGACAAATGGCCCAAATGTGCGATTGCTGCATCCGCATCCCGAGCGATGCGACGCCCAGGATTCAGGAAGGACACATCCTTGTCGGCCACCTCATCGCCGCCCATGTCGAACAGGCCCTGTTCAAACCGCAATGATTTTTGTAACTCCCCAGGTGCCCCCTCCGGTTCGAGATTATTGAAAGAAAAAAGGGGGCTTAAGGGATTGCCCCCAGACCCCTTTTTTCTTTCAATAATTCTGGGCCCTGGGGGTACCTGGGCAGTTACAATAATTTTAATACGGGGAGGGGTCTGAATAGTTACCCCTCAACGATCCAGTTGGCCCAAGTCAGGACGCAAATACCTCGTCCACGGAATTTGCAAACAGGACGCTCTCACCCCATGTCT comes from the Magnetococcales bacterium genome and includes:
- a CDS encoding SIS domain-containing protein, with the protein product MRGCLLAEETCRRGQRILIAGNGGSAADAQHIAAELVSRFLFDRPALSALALTTDTSILTAIGNDYGFDRVFSRQIEANGAAGDLFLALSTSGNSPNILAAIKSARNKSMTVLGLTGRSGGQMAQMCDCCIRIPSDATPRIQEGHILVGHLIAAHVEQALFKPQ